One Miscanthus floridulus cultivar M001 chromosome 11, ASM1932011v1, whole genome shotgun sequence DNA window includes the following coding sequences:
- the LOC136493913 gene encoding D-3-phosphoglycerate dehydrogenase 3, chloroplastic-like, whose translation MAAPSPTTATTHHRALLPSPRTLAAAAPSAVRLPLRAQPHAQRARLAAPVAAAAPAASTASTESPAAGAVAGKPTVLVAEKLGAAGLALLREFANVDCSYGLSPEDLRAKISLCDALIVRSGTKVGRDVFEASGGRLRVVGRAGVGIDNVDLAAATEHGCLVVNAPTANTVAAAEHGIALLTAMARNIAQADASLKAGQWQRNKYVGVSLVGKTLAILGFGKVGSEVARRAKGLGMHVIAHDPYASADRARAIGVELVSMEEAMTTADFVSLHMPLTPATNKMLNDEAFAKMKKGVRIINVARGGVIDEEALVRALDSGIVAQAALDVFTKEPPAPDNKLVLHENVTVTPHLGASTVEAQEGVAIEIAEAVIGALKGELAASAVNAPMVPAEVLSELAPFVVLAEKLGRLAVQLVAGGGGIKSVKVTYASARAPDDLDTRLLRAMITKGLIEPISSVFVNLVNADFTAKQRGVRITEERILLDGSPETPIDYIQVHIANVESKFPSAMSETGEITVEGRVKDGVPHLTKVGAFQVDVSLEGSLILCRQVDQPGMIGSVGSVLGEENVNVSFMSVGRIAPRKHAVMAIGVDEEPSKGTLTKIGEIPAIEEFVFLKL comes from the exons ATGGCGGCGCCGTCCCCGACCACCGCCACGACCCACCACCGCGCGCTCCTCCCGTCCCCGCgcaccctcgccgccgccgcgccctccGCCGTCCGCCTCCCGCTCCGCGCGCAGCCCCACGCCCAGCGCGCGCGCCTCGCCGCCCCGGTCGCCGCCGCGGCCCCGGCGGCGTCGACGGCCTCCACCGAGTCCCCCGCCGCGGGCGCCGTGGCGGGGAAGCCGACGGTGCTCGTGGCCGAGAAGCTCGGCGCCGCGGGGCTCGCGCTGCTGCGGGAGTTCGCCAACGTCGACTGCTCCTACGGCCTCTCCCCCGAGGACCTCCGCGCCAAGATCTCGCTCTGCGACGCGCTCATCGTCAGGTCCGGGACCAAGGTCGGCCGCGACGTCTTCGAGGCGTCCGGGGGAAGGCTCCGCGTCGTCGGCCGCGCCGGCGTCGGGATCGACAACGTCgacctcgccgccgccaccgagcaTGGGTGCCTCGTCGTCAACGCGCCGACCGCTAataccgtcgccgccgccgagcaTGGTATCGCGCTGCTCACCGCCATGGCCAGGAACATCGCGCAGGCGGACGCGTCACTCAAGGCTG GTCAATGGCAGCGCAACAAGTATGTTGGTGTATCTCTTGTGGGAAAAACTCTTGCTATTCTTGGATTTGGAAAGGTCGGTTCAGAAGTTGCTCGTCGTGCTAAAGGCTTGGGAATGCATGTGATTGCACATGACCCATATGCTTCTGCTGATCGGGCTCGTGCAATCGGGGTTGAGCTAGTTAGCATGGAGGAGGCCATGACAACTGCTGACTTTGTCTCGTTACACATGCCTCTTACGCCTGCAACAAACAAGATGCTCAATGATGAGGCCTTCGCTAAGATGAAGAAGGGTGTTCGCATTATAAATGTTGCACGTGGTGGTGTAATTGATGAAGAAGCTCTAGTCAGGGCACTTGATTCAGGAATAGTAGCACAG GCTGCTCTTGATGTGTTCACTAAAGAACCCCCAGCACCTGACAACAAGTTGGTACTGCACGAGAATGTTACTGTCACACCTCACCTTGGTGCCAGCACAGTGGAGGCACAG GAAGGAGTGGCTATTGAGATAGCTGAAGCTGTCATTGGAGCTCTGAAGGGGGAGCTTGCAGCTTCTGCAGTCAATGCGCCAATGGTTCCTGCTGAG GTGCTGTCAGAGCTTGCACCTTTTGTTGTGCTTGCAGAAAAGCTTGGGCGCTTGGCTGTGCAACTagttgctggtggtggtggtatcAAGTCTGTGAAAGTGACCTATGCATCTGCACGGGCCCCTGATGATCTTGACACGAGACTTCTCCGTGCAATGATCACCAAGGGATTGATTGAACCAATCTCCAGTGTTTTTGTCAATCTGGTAAATGCTGACTTCACCGCAAAGCAGAGGGGAGTTCGCATCACCGAGGAGAGGATCCTGTTGGATGGCTCACCTGAGACACCTATTGATTACATTCAAGTTCACATTGCCAATGTCGAGTCCAAATTTCCCAGTGCGATGTCTGAGACTGGAGAGATCACTGTGGAGGGGAGAGTGAAGGATGGTGTTCCTCATCTAACAAAGGTTGGAGCATTCCAGGTGGATGTGAGCTTGGAAGGAAGCCTGATCCTTTGCAGGCAGGTTGATCAACCAGGTATGATTGGGTCAGTCGGAAGTGTCTTGGGTGAGGAGAACGTCAATGTCAGTTTCATGAGTGTCGGAAGAATTGCTCCTCGCAAGCATGCTGTCATGGCTATCGGTGTTGATGAGGAACCAAGCAAGGGCACGCTGACAAAGATCGGGGAGATTCCAGCGATTGAAGAGTTTGTTTTCCTCAAGCTCTAG